A region from the Anoplolepis gracilipes chromosome 2, ASM4749672v1, whole genome shotgun sequence genome encodes:
- the LOC140676502 gene encoding fibroblast growth factor receptor homolog 1 isoform X2: MATRIYLIFGILVILEIGLSQGRVIWLDAINDDVAMPVGEKLLLRCQRNPGIEIDWYKDDEALRSTTRIRVTKQSVKFKYVDVNDAGVYGCRLQSNESVEWRNVTVRIETLQNDGFQNEAEETSGIMSILRPEEESNDLEVEARNLPETRSLHLDSDKLDADADEKGESDVESEHNNTVPESPPVFNKTDEMHPLMVKPAGSTIRLRCPSTGNPRPNITWLKNNEEPRRDLGTAIRTKWTLRLEDLVTKDSGNYTCIVCNHLGCINHTFKVEIIERFPHKPYINEDFPKNVTALVNTTVVTFRCPIVSDLEPYMQWVKVAEYPGDQEDSPKGTLLQAGTQTENPEELKLYNVTEKDEGWYTCIAQNTLGETFSSAYLRVVKSLDEQRVPLAARPQILVNILAAILCVFFALGVIVVIYIFHRLKREKMKKLLAIETARAAVVTQWTKKVIVEKQKLVNAQNAIEEELLMPVVKIEKQKSTVIAEDSSSDNVSEYELPLDSAWELSREYFTLGNTLGEGAFGKVVRAETNTGKSGIPSVVAIKMLKEGHTDTEMMDLVSEMEMMKMIGKHVNIINLLGACTQNGPLYVVVEFAPHGNLRDFLRDHRPTSGYEPTIGQESKERKTLTQKDLVSFAYQVARGMEYLASRRCIHRDLAARNVLVSDEYVLKIADFGLARDIHCHDYYRKTTDGRLPVKWMAPEALFHRIYTTQSDVWSYGILLWEIMTLGGTPYPSVPSVEKLFQLLRTGHRMEKPPCCSIEIYMLMRDCWSYQPNERPTFVELVEDLDRILTITANEEYLDLGLPQLDTPPSSQESSEAEEDGEEKFPYLL; this comes from the exons GTAGCGATGCCCGTGGGCGAGAAGCTTTTGCTACGTTGCCAGCGAAACCCTGGCATCGAGATAGACTGGTATAAAGACGACGAAGCATTGCGGTCAACCACGAGGATACGCGTGACGAAGCAGTCTGTGAAGTTCAAATACGTCGACGTGAACGACGCGGGTGTCTACGGTTGTAGACTGCAGTCGAACGAGAGTGTCGAGTGGAGAAACGTGACCGTACGCATCGAGACTCTACAGAACGATGGTTTTCAGAATGAGGCTGAAGAAACCAGCGGTATTATGAGCATACTCAGGCCGGAAGAAGAGAGCAATGATCTTGAGGTTGAAGCTAGAA ACTTGCCTGAAACGCGATCGCTGCATCTGGACAGCGACAAGTTGGACGCGGATGCGGACGAGAAGGGCGAAAGCGATGTCGAGAGCGAGCACAACAACACGGTACCGGAGAGTCCGCCAGTTTTCAACAAGACCGACGAGATGCACCCGTTGATGGTAAAGCCTGCCGGCAGCACGATACGATTGAGATGTCCGAGCACTGGCAATCCCAGGCCAAACATCACGTGGCTGAAGAACAACGAGGAGCCGAGACGGGATCTCGGCACTGCGATCAGGACGAAGTGGACTTTGAGATTGGAGGATCTCGTTACCAAGGATAGCGGGAATTACACATGCATCGTATGCAATCATCTCGGATGCATCAATCATACCTTCAAAGTCGAAATAATCG AACGTTTCCCGCATAAGCCGTACATCAACGAGGACTTTCCGAAGAACGTGACCGCTCTGGTCAACACTACAGTAGTGACCTTCAGGTGTCCCATCGTTTCCGATCTCGAACCGTATATGCAATGGGTTAAGGTCGCCGAGTATCCGGGTGATCAAGAGGATTCGCCCAAAGGGACTCTGCTCCAG GCTGGAACGCAGACAGAAAATCCGGAGGAACTAAAACTTTACAACGTTACCGAGAAGGATGAGGGATGGTACACGTGTATCGCCCAGAACACTTTAGGGGAAACATTTAGCAGCGCTTATCTACGTGTCGTCAAAA gCCTGGACGAGCAAAGAGTACCGCTAGCCGCGAGACCGCAGATTCTTGTGAACATTCTAGCGGCTATTCTGTGCGTGTTCTTCGCTCTGGGGGTCATCGTGGTGATATACATCTTTCATCGATTGAAACgcgagaaaatgaaaaagctACTCGCGATAGAAACGGCACGTGCGGCGGTCGTGACGCAATGGACGAAGAAGGTGATTGTGGAAAAGCAGAAACTGGTGAACGCGCAGAACGCTATCGAAGAGGAATTGCTGATGCCGGTGGTGAAGATTGAGAAGCAAAAGTCCACCGTCATCGCCGAGGATAGCAGCAGCGACAACGTATCCGAATACGAGCTACCGTTAGACAGTGCGTGGGAATTGTCGAGAGAATACTTCACGCTGGGAAACACTCTTGGCGAAGGAGCCTTCGGCAAAGTCGTCAGGGCCGAGACGAATACCGGCAAGTCTGGAATACCCAGCGTTGTGGcgataaaaatgttgaaag aggGTCATACAGACACCGAGATGATGGATTTGGTTTCCGAAATGGAGATGATGAAGATGATCGGCAAGCACGTAAACATCATTAATTTGTTGGGTGCCTGCACTCAAAACGGTCCTCTGTACGTCGTGGTGGAGTTCGCCCCGCATGGTAATCTGCGAGACTTCCTGCGAGATCACAGACCCACTTCGGGATACGAACCCACTATCGGACAGGAGTCAAAGGAGCGAAAGACTCTCACGCAAAAGGATCTGGTGTCGTTCGCTTATCAGGTAGCGCGCGGAATGGAATACCTGGCTAGTAGGAGATGTATACACAGGGACTTGGCTGCCAGGAACGTCCTCGTCAGCGACGAATACGTGCTAAAGATCGCTGATTTCGGTCTTGCTAGGGATATTCACTGTCACGACTACTACAGAAAGACGACAGACGGACGACTGCCGGTGAAATGGATGGCGCCGGAGGCCTTGTTCCACCGTATTTACACCACTCAGTCCGACGT ATGGTCGTACGGAATTCTGTTGTGGGAGATCATGACACTGGGTGGTACGCCTTACCCGTCCGTTCCGTCGGTCGAGAAACTATTCCAGCTACTTCGAACTGGCCATCGAATGGAGAAACCACCCTGCTGCTCGATCGAAAT ATATATGCTCATGAGAGATTGTTGGAGTTATCAGCCAAACGAAAGGCCAACATTTGTCGAATTGGTCGAGGATCTCGATAGAATATTAACGATAACAGCGAACGAG GAATATCTGGATCTCGGTCTGCCCCAATTGGATACACCTCCATCCAGCCAAGAGTCCAGCGAGGCGGAAGAAGATGGCGAAGAAAAGTTTCCATATCTACTATGA
- the LOC140676502 gene encoding fibroblast growth factor receptor homolog 1 isoform X1 gives MATRIYLIFGILVILEIGLSQGRVIWLDAINDDVAMPVGEKLLLRCQRNPGIEIDWYKDDEALRSTTRIRVTKQSVKFKYVDVNDAGVYGCRLQSNESVEWRNVTVRIETLQNDGFQNEAEETSGIMSILRPEEESNDLEVEARNLPETRSLHLDSDKLDADADEKGESDVESEHNNTVPESPPVFNKTDEMHPLMVKPAGSTIRLRCPSTGNPRPNITWLKNNEEPRRDLGTAIRTKWTLRLEDLVTKDSGNYTCIVCNHLGCINHTFKVEIIETVPHRPILTRPPRNTTVLIGSNVSMICQVLSDAHRHLEWYHGCHTSLDTVNKTNQSLRVEVKAGTQTENPEELKLYNVTEKDEGWYTCIAQNTLGETFSSAYLRVVKSLDEQRVPLAARPQILVNILAAILCVFFALGVIVVIYIFHRLKREKMKKLLAIETARAAVVTQWTKKVIVEKQKLVNAQNAIEEELLMPVVKIEKQKSTVIAEDSSSDNVSEYELPLDSAWELSREYFTLGNTLGEGAFGKVVRAETNTGKSGIPSVVAIKMLKEGHTDTEMMDLVSEMEMMKMIGKHVNIINLLGACTQNGPLYVVVEFAPHGNLRDFLRDHRPTSGYEPTIGQESKERKTLTQKDLVSFAYQVARGMEYLASRRCIHRDLAARNVLVSDEYVLKIADFGLARDIHCHDYYRKTTDGRLPVKWMAPEALFHRIYTTQSDVWSYGILLWEIMTLGGTPYPSVPSVEKLFQLLRTGHRMEKPPCCSIEIYMLMRDCWSYQPNERPTFVELVEDLDRILTITANEEYLDLGLPQLDTPPSSQESSEAEEDGEEKFPYLL, from the exons GTAGCGATGCCCGTGGGCGAGAAGCTTTTGCTACGTTGCCAGCGAAACCCTGGCATCGAGATAGACTGGTATAAAGACGACGAAGCATTGCGGTCAACCACGAGGATACGCGTGACGAAGCAGTCTGTGAAGTTCAAATACGTCGACGTGAACGACGCGGGTGTCTACGGTTGTAGACTGCAGTCGAACGAGAGTGTCGAGTGGAGAAACGTGACCGTACGCATCGAGACTCTACAGAACGATGGTTTTCAGAATGAGGCTGAAGAAACCAGCGGTATTATGAGCATACTCAGGCCGGAAGAAGAGAGCAATGATCTTGAGGTTGAAGCTAGAA ACTTGCCTGAAACGCGATCGCTGCATCTGGACAGCGACAAGTTGGACGCGGATGCGGACGAGAAGGGCGAAAGCGATGTCGAGAGCGAGCACAACAACACGGTACCGGAGAGTCCGCCAGTTTTCAACAAGACCGACGAGATGCACCCGTTGATGGTAAAGCCTGCCGGCAGCACGATACGATTGAGATGTCCGAGCACTGGCAATCCCAGGCCAAACATCACGTGGCTGAAGAACAACGAGGAGCCGAGACGGGATCTCGGCACTGCGATCAGGACGAAGTGGACTTTGAGATTGGAGGATCTCGTTACCAAGGATAGCGGGAATTACACATGCATCGTATGCAATCATCTCGGATGCATCAATCATACCTTCAAAGTCGAAATAATCG aaACAGTACCGCATCGACCGATCCTGACGAGGCCACCACGAAATACCACAGTGCTTATCGGAAGCAACGTTAGTATGATCTGCCAAGTGCTCTCCGATGCTCATCGTCATCTCGAATGGTATCACGGTTGCCATACTTCTCTCGACACCGTCAACAAGACCAATCAGAGCTTACGGGTGGAGGTCAAG GCTGGAACGCAGACAGAAAATCCGGAGGAACTAAAACTTTACAACGTTACCGAGAAGGATGAGGGATGGTACACGTGTATCGCCCAGAACACTTTAGGGGAAACATTTAGCAGCGCTTATCTACGTGTCGTCAAAA gCCTGGACGAGCAAAGAGTACCGCTAGCCGCGAGACCGCAGATTCTTGTGAACATTCTAGCGGCTATTCTGTGCGTGTTCTTCGCTCTGGGGGTCATCGTGGTGATATACATCTTTCATCGATTGAAACgcgagaaaatgaaaaagctACTCGCGATAGAAACGGCACGTGCGGCGGTCGTGACGCAATGGACGAAGAAGGTGATTGTGGAAAAGCAGAAACTGGTGAACGCGCAGAACGCTATCGAAGAGGAATTGCTGATGCCGGTGGTGAAGATTGAGAAGCAAAAGTCCACCGTCATCGCCGAGGATAGCAGCAGCGACAACGTATCCGAATACGAGCTACCGTTAGACAGTGCGTGGGAATTGTCGAGAGAATACTTCACGCTGGGAAACACTCTTGGCGAAGGAGCCTTCGGCAAAGTCGTCAGGGCCGAGACGAATACCGGCAAGTCTGGAATACCCAGCGTTGTGGcgataaaaatgttgaaag aggGTCATACAGACACCGAGATGATGGATTTGGTTTCCGAAATGGAGATGATGAAGATGATCGGCAAGCACGTAAACATCATTAATTTGTTGGGTGCCTGCACTCAAAACGGTCCTCTGTACGTCGTGGTGGAGTTCGCCCCGCATGGTAATCTGCGAGACTTCCTGCGAGATCACAGACCCACTTCGGGATACGAACCCACTATCGGACAGGAGTCAAAGGAGCGAAAGACTCTCACGCAAAAGGATCTGGTGTCGTTCGCTTATCAGGTAGCGCGCGGAATGGAATACCTGGCTAGTAGGAGATGTATACACAGGGACTTGGCTGCCAGGAACGTCCTCGTCAGCGACGAATACGTGCTAAAGATCGCTGATTTCGGTCTTGCTAGGGATATTCACTGTCACGACTACTACAGAAAGACGACAGACGGACGACTGCCGGTGAAATGGATGGCGCCGGAGGCCTTGTTCCACCGTATTTACACCACTCAGTCCGACGT ATGGTCGTACGGAATTCTGTTGTGGGAGATCATGACACTGGGTGGTACGCCTTACCCGTCCGTTCCGTCGGTCGAGAAACTATTCCAGCTACTTCGAACTGGCCATCGAATGGAGAAACCACCCTGCTGCTCGATCGAAAT ATATATGCTCATGAGAGATTGTTGGAGTTATCAGCCAAACGAAAGGCCAACATTTGTCGAATTGGTCGAGGATCTCGATAGAATATTAACGATAACAGCGAACGAG GAATATCTGGATCTCGGTCTGCCCCAATTGGATACACCTCCATCCAGCCAAGAGTCCAGCGAGGCGGAAGAAGATGGCGAAGAAAAGTTTCCATATCTACTATGA
- the L(3)73ah gene encoding polycomb group RING finger protein 3 produces MVIIGAMERRIKLKTLNSHITCKICRGYLIDATTVTECLHTFCKSCLVKHLEEKHTCPTCQIVIHQSHPLQYISFDRTMQDIVYKLVPDLQENEIKRERDFYRARGLACPKDILPNAGEVEEERANADAHAESDYHRTDEQVNVCLECMNASLKTLKRRFIRCSAQATITHMKKFIAKKVLSGMEKYRDIDILCNNELLGKDHTLKFVYVTRWRFRDPPLRLQYRSHIDMQD; encoded by the exons ATGGTGATTATCGGTGCCATGGAGAGAAGGATAAAACTAAAAACCTTAAACAGTCACATAACATGCAAAATATGTCGTGGGTATTTGATAGACGCTACCACTGTCACAGAATGTTTACATACATTCTGCAAGAGTTGCTTGGTAAAGCATCTGGAAGAGAAACATACCTGTCCGACATGTCAAATTGTCATACATCAGTCGCATCCGCTTCAGTATATCAGCTTTGACAGAACTATGCAGGATATTGTTTACAAATTGGTTCCTGATCTTCAAGAAA ATGAGATCAAAAGGGAAAGAGATTTTTACAGAGCCAGAGGTTTGGCTTGTCCCAAAGATATATTACCTAATGCCGGTGAAGTTGAAGAAGAAAGAGCCAATGCAGACGCACATGCAGAATCAGATTATCATCGTACCGATGAGCAG GTTAATGTATGTTTGGAATGTATGAATGCCAGTTTAAAAACTCTGAAAAGAAGATTTATCAGATGTTCGGCTCAGGCTACAATAACACATATGAAAAAGTTTATTGCTAAGAAAGTTTTAAGCGGTATGGAAAAATATAGGGAT attgatATTTTGTGCAATAACGAGTTATTAGGTAAGGACCATACATTGAAGTTCGTTTATGTGACGAGATGGAGGTTCCGGGACCCACCCTTGAGGTTACAGTATAGATCGCACATAGATATGCAAGATTAA